One stretch of Equus przewalskii isolate Varuska chromosome 9, EquPr2, whole genome shotgun sequence DNA includes these proteins:
- the TMEM145 gene encoding transmembrane protein 145 isoform X5 — translation MEPPRAPALRLLLPPLLLLLLPLPPRARAKYVRGNLSSKEDWVFLTRFCFLSDYGRLDFRFRYPEAKCCQNILLYFDDPSQWPAVYKAGDKDCLAKESVIRPENNQVINLTTQYAWSGCQVVSEEGTRYLSCSSGRSFRSVRERWWYIALSKCGGDGLQLEYEMVLTNGKSFWTRHFSADEFGILETDVTFLLIFILIFFLSCYFGYLLKGRQLLHTTYKMFMAAAGVEVLSLLFFCIYWGQYATDGIGNESLKILAKLLFSSSFLIFLLMLILLGKGFTVTRGRISHSGSVKLSVYMTLYTLTHVVLLIYEAEIMTRPSAANKNFPYHVRTSQIASAAAPGPGGSESADKTFPQHVYGNVTFISDSVPNFTELFSIPPPASSVSPAPPAPEELLAPPLEYLTPLPAPPPPPGPKRLSPPPAFRTPRVPKPRRDFPQAPAPTLPDWVLALLCTPPQTPRAVPPPPAFCGSPPLSRPPPEFARRAPTPPPEYLAPLPRRPATHSFPD, via the exons ATGGAGCCCCCGCGCGCGCCCGCTCTGCGCCTCCTGCTGCCGCCACTGCTGCTcttgctgctgccactgcccccCCGCGCCCGGGCCAAGTACGTGCGGGGCAACCTCAGCTCCAAGGAG GACTGGGTGTTCCTGACGAGATTTTGCTTCCTCTCGGATTATGGCCGACTGGACTTCCGTTTCCGATATCCTGAG GCCAAGTGCTGTCAGaacatcctcctctattttgatGACCCATCCCAGTGGCCAGCCGTGTACAAGGCAGGGGACAAG GACTGCCTGGCCAAGGAATCAGTGATTAGGCCGGAGAACAACCAGGTCATCAACCTCACCACCCAGTATGCTTGGTCAGGCTGTCAG GTGGTGTCAGAGGAGGGGACGCGCTACCTGAGTTGCTCCAGCGGCCGAAGTTTCCGTTCAGTGCGTGAAAGGTGGTGGTACATTGCACTCAGCAAGTGTGGG GGAGATGGGCTGCAGCTGGAGTACGAGATGGTCCTCACCAATGGCAAGTCCTTCTGGACACGACATTTCTCGGCTGATGAATTTG GGATCCTGGAGACAGATGTGACTTTCCTCCTCATCTTTatcctcatcttcttcctctcctgttaCTTTGGAT ATTTGCTAAAAGGTCGTCAGTTGCTCCACACAACTTATAAAATGTTCATGGCTGCAGCAGGAGTGGAGG TCCTGAGCCTcctgtttttctgcatctactgggGCCAGTATGCCACTGATGGCATTGGCAACGAGAGTCTGAAGATCTTGG CCAAGCTGCTCTTCTcctccagcttcctcatcttcctgCTGATGCTCATCCTTCTGGGGAAGGGATTCACGGTGACACG GGGCCGCATCAGCCATTCGGGCTCCGTGAAGTTGTCTGTCTACATGACGTTGTACACCCTTACCCACGTGGTGCTGCTCATCTATGAGGCTGAG ATCATGACACGCCCATCGGCCGCCAACAAGAACTTCCCGTACCACGTGCGCACGTCGCAGATCGCCTCAGCCGCGGCCCCGGGCCCGGGAGGGAGCGAATCCGCGGACAAGACCTTCCCGCAGCACGTCTATGGGAACGTGACGTTCATCAGCGACTCGGTGCCCAACTTCACGGAGCTCTTCTCCATCCCCCCGCCCGCCTCCTCCGTAAGCCCCGCGCCCCCGGCGCCCGAGGAGCTGCTGGCGCCGCCCCTGGAGTACCTGACCCCGctcccggccccgccgccgccccccggGCCCAAGCGCCTGAGCCCGCCCCCTGCCTTTCGCACGCCCCGCGTCCCAAAGCCGCGCCGCGACTTTCCCCAGGCGCCCGCGCCCACCCTGCCGGACTGGGTCCTGGCGCTGTTGTGCACGCCCCCGCAGACGCCACGCGCCGTGCCCCCGCCGCCGGCCTTCTGCGGCTCCCCCCCACTTTCCCGGCCGCCGCCGGAGTTCGCCCGGCGCGCCCCGACGCCGCCCCCAGAGTACCTAGCCCCGCTGCCTAGGCGCCCCGCCACCCACTCCTTCCCTGACTGA